The following DNA comes from Musa acuminata AAA Group cultivar baxijiao chromosome BXJ1-4, Cavendish_Baxijiao_AAA, whole genome shotgun sequence.
TGACATAGACCATCTCAAGTTTCTCATTTTATTGCACCTTGCTGAAGAACTACAAAGATCAGTTGTTGTTATACTTATCAGACTACTACGCTGCATAATCATAAATTCTGGGCATTATGAACTCGCTGACTGACTTTTAAATGCCACTATTCTATGACTCGAACGTTTATCTTCTCCTTCTCACAGTTTCTGCAATCGGTCGTTTACATGCACAAACAAACCTCTGTAGATAATAACCATGCAGAATTTGTTGTGGGTGAAGGATGTTTTGGTTCCCCGAAATGTGCTGAGTTCTGGATCAACATGATTCTAACAGACCTCCAAGGTCACAAGTATTATTATGGGTGGGTTTCAATGCATTGGCATCAGATGCTTTCTTGGGAGACTGCTTTGGGTGCTTTCTCTGCATTTCCTCTGACACCACCCTCTGCTTACCCTCAATACCAGCAGGTTATCTTCAAAAACAAAGCCTCCATCTCACCAATCTTATTGCCCTTGCAAATATTTTGCATTTAATCAGTGTGTGTTAGTAAGTACACGTAAAGAAATGATCCCCATAAATAGATCTTGCGGCAAATTCATGGAGGACAGCCCTGAAACTGGTGAAGAGACTAAAAGTGACAGTCAGTAGTGGCAGCAGGTACGTGTCTGGCTTCATTTTCTTATAGTTTCGATGCATTGCTTGTGTGCTCGTGTTTCTTTCTTCCTCCTAGCTTCTCTCTCTCTTGCGTTCGTGGGTTGGATAAATAGATTTCTCTAACTATACGAGAAAATCTTTTTATTCTATTGAAAAAAATCTTCTATTTTATTGAGAAAAATTCTTCCtcttaatttgtataaataggagagggaacatgttaatgtttaaaagcattttcatttcttcatttttttcttcttcgataaaacttctttaataattattcttatcttctattctttttctcAAGGGATACAAGAGAAACCTTGCAACGTGTCTTTATGCAAGCGTGGAAAGTATCGATTCGCATAATCTCATCCTTACGTTAGAGAATGAAAGACAACCAATTGCATGATGCTCCTACTAGTGTAGGTGTAGGGAGGGTTGACGTACATAATCTTGCTCGATAATTGTTATCACGGGAACATTAATATCATATCGTAAAGAAACAATCTTATgattatgataaaatcaatcaCGAGTGATCATCTCAGAACAAAAGTGCTCCATCATCTCATGAATTTGATGATCGGGAGTATTCGCATGACAAATATATTTGATTGCTCTTAATAATTACCGAGTTATGATAACAACATAGGCTTGTTGTTGGTATCATTGTGACAACATAGGGCCTTTAGTtttgataaaaaaagataaattcaaatcatctccCACTTGATTTCTTCtctcaaaatacaaaaaaaaaagagagcagTAGTTGAATTTTTCTTCGTTAGTCAACATAAACTAAGAAATTATAAAAGATAGGAAACGCAGCACCTACCCAACCCATTACTTCTCTCTCTAATTACGAGAGAATGTTAGCCTCAATACAAAACGACACAGACTACCATtacacagagagagagacagagagaggaggCAAGACGTGCAGCAGATGGGGACAGCTGAGCAGTAGTGCTCTGCCTCTCACATCGTCTCCTAGTTATTATTATAGCCTATTAGCAGTCCATCACCACCTGTTTGACTTCATTTATAATCAATCGCTTCATTATACAAAGACAAACTTGCCCGTCTCTCTCCTTTACCCACTGTTTCATATTGTCGTTTGATGCACCAATCCCTACTCAACCCCCACTAACACTAGCCTTTTGACCTCGTAAATAAATGTCTATCTTCCTCACAAGCTTTTCCCCCATTCCCACTTTATCATCACATTATTACAACTTTATCATGTATATAGACAACAAAGATAAAAAGGACAAGTAAGCACAAAGGGGTAAGCTATAACATTAGGTGAGAATTGAAGGAAGACACAGAGAAAGTTGATACAGACAGACAGAAAACGAAAGCAAAAGAAGAGACGACGACAAAAGTCCGACGCAGGTCCACTCCTTTCCCGCCTTTTGACGTTTTTCTGGAATGAACCTTGCTTCCTTTCCTCTATTTCGAGCTCAGGCTTTTGGAGGCGGCAACGCTATCCTTGGTGGCTTCGGCCGCCATGGTGGACTGGGCCGTGAGCGCCGACACGCCGGGGGAGGAGGGGGCGTCGCCGCTGGGATTGGGAGGAGGAAGGACGCCCGTGACGAGGCCGTGGCCGAGGTGGCCGGCAGTAGCGGAGGAGATGGCGGAGGCGAGGGAGATGGGCATGAGGCAGAGACCCTTCCCCTGCAGATACTGCATCGCTGACCCCATGTCCTCCTCCATCATCTTCGCCACCTGGTGCTCCGTCACCGTCAGGCTGTCGCTGCTTCCCGCCGCGCCGCCGTTCGCTCCGTCTCTTCCCGCCCCGCTTTGCCCCTGTTCATTTCACCCCCCCGCCATTAATCCTTCTCTAATCATACACTAAACAACCCAAAACCAAGATAGAGAAAGAGACAGCGGGGGATAGTTTGGGGAATTCAGTTAGCAGCACGCGTGTCGCTGCTAGTGCTTCCTGCCTCGATCGGTCGTCGCCATCACCGAGCCCAGGATATCCCCATGCTCGAAGAATACGGTATGGCATCAAAGGTAAAAGAAGAAAACCACAGGaataggagaagaggaagaagagtggaGACCGGTAATTACTACCTCCGAAGCCATATCAGCCACCAGCGGCGCAACCGCCGCGGCTCCGCCCAACCTGCTCATGCTCAGAACCTGTGCGCCCAAAAAAAAATCACCATAGTCAACCACCGCGTCCATATCTGTGTTGCTGGTGTCGGTAGGATACCGCTGACTAGGGCACATGGATCAACTCGCAACTATGTGCGAGCCAATCAAGATCCGGGATCTTTGTCCGGATTTGTCTAAGGAGATGGTTGACTTTGGTGTCAAACGTACGTTTCCAGAGAGAAGGCAGATCACATGGCGAAGCAACAAACAGAAACAAGAGGAAAGGGAGGAAGAGAGGAGTTTGCCTTGACTTGAAGCTGGAGGAACTTGACGTAGTCGATGATCTCATCCAGCATCGACGCCTTGTCCGTCTGGAATCCACCAATTCATACGACCTCTTAATAACACATAACAGAAAACTAAcccggaaagaaaaagaagacaataAAAGAAGCAGTCTTCTGCTTTCTTTCTCATCCATTGTCTTCTTCCAACAAGTCAAAAAATTCTGGTTTTGGTAGAGTAGCAAGCACAACATATGATGAGCATAATAGCAATGATGATACTGAAGTTGAACTTTCGTGTTGACAATGTTTGTTCTGCTCATTAAATTATTTTGCTCATATCTACGTTAAATTCTTCTTGTGGTTATGGACCACCTATTAGTTTGTTGGTATGCTTCTCCTCACCAACTCTGAAGCCCAGCAGTCAGATGCGCAAGTAAACATGGatgtatatacaatatatatattgcTTATTCATCTGAGACCTCATTAATTAGGCATGCAACTCTCTTAATCACCTTCACATGGTGAATACCATGGTAGAAGCTAATGTAATCTAACTCCTACAATATGCAGACCATTATCTTCATAAACATCATCATCTATGAGCAAAGTTAGAAGCAATGTTGGATGCTTTATACGGAAAAAAGGGATCCTAACACTATTATACTTCTTATTAAAAAGTAGAAGAAGCATAcagatatatatgtatgtatacagacAGAATCATTCATCTCATTTTCTATTCCCATATTCTCCAGCTTTCAACTTTGCTTTAATGATGTAGCATTTTCTCCAGAacagaaaaagataaaagaacaaaagaaataaTGATAGGAGGAGACAGAAGATTTTAATACCTTATTGGCGTTGGGCACCAACTCCTGCAGAGCTTTCATCCTCTCTGCGATTCTCTCCCTGCGAAGCTGTGTGCGTagaaaacaaagaacaaaacataagaGAAATGACTGAAGAGATGCAAACAAATGGTGAGACAGCAGAAGGTGCAGTACAGAACAAATCTGAATCATGTTGCAGCGAGTACCGAGGGAAGGGAGGAGAGCATTTAATGCAGAGGCCTACAGGTTTCTGGGCCTTCAATGATCTCAATTTCTCGATCCTTTCGTGCGAAAATGCAATTTTCTAAGGAAAAAAAATTGATCTTTTTGGTTGATTTCTGTCACGGCTTACCCTCTCGGCGATGCTGTGAGGATCAGTCGCCTGGCCCCTCCGCGCCCTCACTCTCTGCCTCGGCGGTCCCGAGCCACCACCGGCGGAGGCCGACGCCAAGGTTGACGCAGCTGGAGTCTGCCCCGCTCCGGCCGCCGGTGGCGCTGCTCCAAAGTTCTGGCCCGGCATCGGCGCGCTCTGGTTttttgagttcgggcatcgaccaATGAGAAATGCTCAAACAGAATGAAAAGCTTCATCTGGAGAATGTTACGATGGTTTGGTAGAACCTGGGGATGATGGAAACTCTGTTGATTCACCGATTCAGCGAGCTGAAGCGATCCCCCGAATCCATTGTATAGTCCATCGCCGCCCTTTCACTCAAAGATCGAGATTTTACAACGCAGTTTGTTTTGTTTGGTTTCTTCTCGTCCCAAATAAATGGATTTCTTCAAGTAAAGAGGATGAAAGGAAGGAGAATTAGAGCAACGTACGGTGGGATTGGGGGAATCGGCGGAGCCAGCGCTCCCCAGagtcagcggcagcgggagcagcccAGATAGCATCTGCTGCTGGCCGCTGCGGCTGAGCTGGAGCATCAGCGCCTCCCCCGTCGGCGAGCTCCCGCCGCTGATCTGGTGCTGCCGGAGCCGGTTGGCGAGCAGCAATGACTCGTCGTACTGCATCTCCTCCGCTGACTCTCCGGCGCGGCCAGCGCTGAAGAGCCTCTGCCCCGCCGTGGGGGCGTCGGAAGGGGGGACCCAGGCGGGCCTGGGGTTCCCGAGCTCGGCCCAGGCCGAGGGCAGGTTGGAGAGCATCTGGTCGAGGAAGTCGTCGTGGCCGACACCGCCGCCTGCGTGATCGAACGGCGCCTGCAGGCCGTGGCCGCTCTGCAGCTCCCGGAGCGCGACGTGGGCCGCGGCGGCGGCCGAGGTGTGGGAGATGCCGTTGAGGGACGACGCCATGCCCGGCATCTCTCTATTGCTCGGCTGCATCCCCAGTTTcacggcgagggttagggttagggtttgggaTTGGGGAGGGAAAAGAAGCCGGAAAAGAAGTATCGTGTCGGAGTCGACAGAGATGCAAGAAGGCGGTGAGCAGGAGGAGACGAGCATTTCGTGATATGCTTCGTAACTTATATTGGGGATTTTCTAATTAACTTAATCTCgggattaattatttaatttcataCTACCTTATCCTTAAGTAAGTAATTAAGTTAATTAATGACTATGGCGAGGGGAAGAGGAGGGCGGGTGAAGCAGTTTTGCAAATTATTTTGACTCACCCGTAACCTTACCTGGCTCGTATTGGTCTCAATGTGGGTCACATTGCGCAAGTTTTGGTCAGTTACACTCCCCCCTCGGCTCCGATCTGGGTGAGGGCGAAGGGTGAGTGGAAAATCATGTTGTTTTCCGTTTTATTTTGGGGGGCGGGTGGTGGGGTCTACAACGGGGACAAATCACATCCGTTAGATTCCGAGGTTGATCTGAGTTATGATTACGCGTTTGACCTCGGATTTCTTGTCTTGTCTCTCTTTCCATCGGTGAACAGGTTGAGAAAATACATCGTATACATACAGTATACATGTTTGTGTATGCACGAGTAAATTTTATTGGCATTTATCCCCCAAGGGAAGGATTTGATTCATATTGATAAATAGGTAATGACATCAACCACTTATGTGACGTCTTCATATTCGATGATGAGAATGATTAGACTTTAATTGTTAGCAGTAGGTCCATGAATTCATATGGAATCCACATCAACGGTGAGCTATATTGTTCTATTGCTTTTCTTAATCCATTCCTCTTCCTTGATCCATTTTCGATCTAATTATGCATactttcatttttcatgtataTCAATTTGAATAGAGTGTTGAATATTGGTTCGATATTAATTGTGTTGGCTTATCACATAGATATATTGTAgtatcataaagtaaaataacaaaaatgataaattCTTTATGTACTCGATAAGATGATCATCCGTAATTGGACTCATCATTCGTCTAATATGAACAAATATTGACTTGAGAGTCAAAGAGAAAAATTGTGAATACATCATCCTATAAAACTCACTATTCAAGAGAAAATGataatcatcacataagacatTAGATAGTGATCATAGTAATCACACAAGACATTCGACGAGCATTCGACATCACTAGTAGTGAAAATTAACTCGGGTGTACACTACCATACTAACTAATTAGGTGAAAGCCATATTATACTTTCTTAAGTTGTCTTATTTTGGATCCAAAAAGATATTCTTTTTAATCCATAGTTTTCACATATCACAAGATTTGTCTTACGGCCTCAAGATAATGCAGACCTCTATATCTATTCATGTCAATGCTTAATTAACTTCTAGGAGCTAACATAACAAGCTAATCAAAGTTGTCAAACTAATCAACAACTGTAAGCTCATACATTCTTCGATGCAGATCCCAAAGTACAAAATTTCTTTCATTAATCTGAACTACAAAGATGCTAATGGATGCATTTTATTTTCTGTTGCGGCACACTTAATGAAGTGTGTTCTACAAATCAACCTCCACTTTGTTGCTAACCACAAAAAAGAATTGACAACATAATCTGCCATTACACTCAATCAGAAAGCTTAACGAACAAAATCTTCCATGATGAGCCCCCAAAATTTCCATGCACACTAAATCTTAGAGAACAGACAAAATCATAAAGCAGCAAAAGTGACATGTAATTTGCCAGTAAGGGACAGCACTCTGAGCTTTTGTTTTAATGCTATCATTGCCACTAATTAAGGTTCAAACATCCACGTAGATGTCAACTCAAAAATACTAAGGATGAAGAGAAGAAGAGCTTGGCGATAATTAATGAACCTCATAATTTCGTTCCTAGAAGTCAATAGTATAGGTAACGATAATTGGATgagttcttgttaggatcaactATCCGATCCAATGAGATAattatcctatatatatatattctcttgccttttaattttgtttatttttttaaatacccACACGGTATTGTGTGAGTTGACTCTTAAGAAATCAGTCCACCACCAGGTCAATAGAAATCCCCAAAGTCAAATCCCCAGATCTCGAACACTTCTTACAGGAGTCTCCTGCAATCTTACATCCTATCTTTGGTCACAAAAGTCAAAGACAAAGGCTGACAGGGATGGGTTGACCACAGGCATGGCACAAGGAACTCTTGTGGCTCGCATTGCATTGCCTCTCCAATCTAAAGGAGGGACGACAAAGCCTCACCACACATATGATTAGCTTTGGGAAAGGTTGATTCTCCTCAGATATCcacctctctctatctctctctctcctttttctctccaCATGCCCACACCCTCTTCACATTTCCCCAAATATAATCATTCAAGCAAACAATCACACCTGCTTCAGATACTAATTGTACAACgaaaacaaggaaaaaaaaaaaacaaagttctacagacaattattattattcttttagcTGAAATTTGGTAACTATGAAATCATGCATCCTCTTCAAACAAAATGTTAGAAGATATATGATATACTTGCTAAGGCTATGCAAGATGGAATATAACACCTAAGTTCCATTGTATTCTACGCAGCTAATCAATATTCTCAATACGATTAGTAAGATTGTTTCTACAATAACAACTGTAATCataaatcccaactatttgggttcGGATTATTTCTTTCATGTTAAATATGTAATTGCTATCAATTGAAACTACAATGTTAGGGTTACAACGGACCATACAATATCTAGATTCGATCATACTTTATGCAGCTAATTGATATTGTTCATATGATTAGtcctataaataaatataataattgttTATACTTTACTAAAGTTTAAACTGTTACTGGATGCCTAGAGCGCAAAAATAAACCAGCAAGAACTCATGAGGTTTTTAACCATTTTTATATGCTCAATGATGTAATCTCTGTTTAATGTGTAGCTGTAGCTGTACAGTGAACGTTCAAATGGCTTTTCACCAGCTCAAAAAGAGAATAAATTTATGTATTCCCATGATTAATTCAACTATCAATTTTTGGGATGTTAGCAAAGCTACATATATATATCTGCACACAGAAGtatcatttatatataatttattgcaTAAAAGGAAACGATGTTTGGTCCATTACCTAACGACATTCGTGTCGCCAATGTGGCCCTTCAAGTCTGGCAATCGAGGAAGAGAGCAGGAAGAAAGAAAACCGAACAGCTGTGATTTTAGTAGGGAAGCAGCTTGATGAAGGCTTTGTTCGGTATCACGAGAAAAATCCAAGTTCCTGCGAGATCAATAAGAGTTGACACCTCGGGATATCTGGCGACATCCAATCGTCACCCCTGGTAAGATAAACAGTTGAAAGAGAGTCAATAGCAAACATCAGTAACTTGGTACTGATCATGAACATCATATAGAAGTTGTGGAAGAAAAAGACACGAGTCCAGACGATAGTATACTTAATGCAAGCTCCACTCGGACATCCATCCAGAGGTTTGTTGGCCACCTCAATGTGGAAGCTGACGACTCTGGTGATGTGGTTGAATGTACTCTGCGAATGGCTGCCAAGAAGGAGCGTTCTCCAATCTCATTAATTGAGAGAGAGAAACCCATGTCCAATATCTGGTATCCTAAAAACCAAGAAAAGAATGGCCTGCACCTTGGGCCATTCTCACTTGCAATTTACTCTCGAATAGTGAATACAATGTTTCATCCGTAGTTGTCTTAATCTTCggagaaataaagaaaaaaaaaagataaaattaattattagctAAAACCGAGATACAATTACAGcaattttttctctctttttgccTTCATATCCTCAAGGGTTGGTTCCCTCGTTTTGTTTGCCCCAGCTCTGAATTTAACTTCTGATGTGCTTTCACATTGGCAGTCTCTTGGAATGGGTTTGGCCCACCAAAAGATTGTTGGGACTTCCtcaacttcttcctcttcttgccTTGGTCGTATTCCTCATCCCTGAGATGATTTAAAAATCAGGAAAAAGAAATTGAAGAAAGAGCAGCTGCAGCAGATTGCATGTCAATTCAAGTGAGTTAATTCATGTATTAAGTAATAGCATGAAATTTAATTCGACCGCAAGAAGCTGCAGGGTAAGAATGCATGACCATTAGTTGGAATCGAAAGCCAATGCCCACAGAAACTTGTTAGGATGACCGGTTCGGATGACTATGAAGAATGTAAAGTGCTAACCCATTCCAAGCAAAGTATTGTCAAGGTTGACAGATGAATCCAAAGACAGACATCAGTAGTGCACTTATCAAAGATGTTGGACTCTGAACCgagaatatattttttaacatcaaattaaccAACCATTTAGcttttcttaaaagaaaattatggAAGAAACCAGTCACATATTGTGCATGTATATCTTCACATCATCATTTTTGTTAATAGCTATTGACAGTTGGAAACTAAAGATCAGCTATAGTTTACTGGCCATCATCATGGTCCATGGAAGGGCTATCAATTTTTAAATGTTTGAGTCTtcacaaacaaaacaaaaaacaaaaaaaaattgaagtaacATAAACAATGAACAAACATATAAATTCAACAAGGACACTGAAGCTGTCTGGGACTGATTTGAGGTTTCAATTAGAACCTACAGAAACAGTTGATTATATAGAATACAATGGCACTTTCCATAGGTTATTTCAAGATATCTATTTTctgatattataatatatatgacaAGTTAACAATGCTAGCCATCTTGAATATATCTTTCAGCATCGTTCTTGTTCATGTCTTTTCAAAGCTAGTTATTCCTACACTTGTGCTGACAATAGTGATCTATGAAGAAAGGTAAACCATCAGACCAATTATTGTCAGCAAGCAAGACCATAGCAATGACAAGCATTTTTAAAAGCAGAGACTTGAAGTCCCAGGGGCCATGCAAGTAGACAAACGTCTTTTCTAGATTTGGTTAAAGGTATGCATAATAGAAGCTAACTAAGATTAGTGCAAATTACACAAAAAGAATTGATTTATGAGGAACAGTATTATGGCTATTTTGATTATTCTATGTCAATCCCGAAACTATTAACAGCTCAAGACTTTACATATTGGTCTTCATTCGTCACTTTATTGAAGAAACCCACAAGCATGCAATCATACTTTTAGGTTCCAGATACTCTTTTGAATGATAAAGTGACTATAATTTAGGATCTACTTGTAAGGTATAACAGTAGAGCATGTTTTGTTGATCACCATAAATATCATGCAGAAGTGAAGGAAAGAGCCTTACCATTCATCCAATACATAGCCAATGCTGGTATTTCTTGAGCTTTCTGGCCCATTAAGTTCCAATTTAGGCAATTCTACATCATCCCATCTTGAAACTGCATCCCCAATGTGGCAAATGATTAGTAAGCAACAACAATTATAAGAACAAAAAATGTAATGGCTGACAAGTAAAACCAGATATTGCAGATATTCACCAGTAGTTTCTTTCAACTCCCCCATCAGCAGGTTCATAAAATCATGATGGATACCTTTGTCATCTGTATGCGTGGCTCTCGAGCTAAGCAATTTTTCTGCAGAACTCAAGCAACTTCTTGGTAACCCAAAATTATCAAGTGTTACATTCTTATTAGTATTCTTCAACTTATCACCTCTATTGGTAGAACTAAGTGATTCACCATTGCAATAGTTCCCACTCT
Coding sequences within:
- the LOC135640936 gene encoding bHLH transcription factor RHL1-like, producing MQPSNREMPGMASSLNGISHTSAAAAAHVALRELQSGHGLQAPFDHAGGGVGHDDFLDQMLSNLPSAWAELGNPRPAWVPPSDAPTAGQRLFSAGRAGESAEEMQYDESLLLANRLRQHQISGGSSPTGEALMLQLSRSGQQQMLSGLLPLPLTLGSAGSADSPNPTGGDGLYNGFGGSLQLAESVNQQSFHHPQSAPMPGQNFGAAPPAAGAGQTPAASTLASASAGGGSGPPRQRVRARRGQATDPHSIAERLRRERIAERMKALQELVPNANKTDKASMLDEIIDYVKFLQLQVKVLSMSRLGGAAAVAPLVADMASEGQSGAGRDGANGGAAGSSDSLTVTEHQVAKMMEEDMGSAMQYLQGKGLCLMPISLASAISSATAGHLGHGLVTGVLPPPNPSGDAPSSPGVSALTAQSTMAAEATKDSVAASKSLSSK